Proteins from a single region of Solidesulfovibrio fructosivorans JJ]:
- a CDS encoding MucR family transcriptional regulator, whose translation MEEYLKSALEIVKAQASVRNMTDEEITSMVRRLAIGIRDISGEAPAEEAQQAVGMDPKKAIKEKSVTCLECGKSFKVITKKHLASHGLTPEEYKAKHGYKKSMPLVCKSLQRDRRKKMKDMRLWEKKGKVVA comes from the coding sequence ATGGAAGAGTATCTGAAAAGCGCTCTGGAGATCGTCAAGGCGCAGGCGTCCGTGCGCAACATGACCGACGAGGAGATCACCTCCATGGTTCGTCGGCTGGCCATCGGCATTCGTGACATCAGCGGCGAGGCTCCGGCCGAGGAAGCGCAGCAGGCCGTCGGCATGGATCCGAAGAAGGCGATCAAGGAAAAATCCGTCACCTGCCTGGAATGCGGCAAGTCGTTCAAGGTGATTACCAAAAAGCACCTCGCTTCCCATGGGCTGACTCCGGAAGAATACAAGGCCAAGCACGGCTATAAGAAGTCCATGCCGCTTGTTTGCAAGTCACTGCAACGGGATCGGCGCAAAAAGATGAAGGATATGCGGTTGTGGGAGAAGAAGGGAAAAGTTGTGGCCTAA
- a CDS encoding HU family DNA-binding protein — translation MAKTDIIAKIQANAGIATKAEAGKVLDAVLAAIQDSLVAGEALTLTGFGTFKVSERAARTGRDPRTGNAIDIPASKAVRFTPGKTLKDAVK, via the coding sequence ATGGCTAAAACTGACATCATCGCCAAAATCCAGGCCAATGCCGGCATCGCCACCAAGGCCGAGGCGGGGAAGGTTCTTGACGCCGTCCTGGCGGCCATCCAGGATTCCCTGGTTGCGGGCGAGGCGCTGACCCTGACGGGCTTCGGCACCTTCAAGGTGTCCGAGCGGGCGGCGCGTACCGGCCGCGATCCCCGCACCGGAAACGCCATCGACATTCCGGCTTCCAAGGCTGTCCGGTTCACCCCGGGCAAGACCCTCAAGGACGCCGTGAAGTAG
- a CDS encoding PPC domain-containing DNA-binding protein: MIVSEGRIGRVFVLRLGDGDRIPDAIEAFAAEREVTSAVVLALGGLGKGKLVVGPKDGTVMPPTAMFAAISRVHEAAAVGTLFPSAIGGKPMLHMHGVLGRGEETRAGCVRPGLDVWKIFEVVVIEILGTDLARSKDPETGFSLLGWAPL, encoded by the coding sequence ATGATCGTATCCGAAGGCCGCATCGGCCGCGTGTTCGTGCTGCGCCTCGGCGACGGCGACCGTATTCCGGACGCCATCGAGGCGTTCGCCGCCGAGCGGGAAGTGACCTCGGCCGTGGTGCTGGCCCTTGGCGGGCTGGGAAAGGGAAAGCTGGTGGTCGGTCCCAAGGACGGCACGGTCATGCCGCCGACGGCCATGTTCGCGGCCATCTCCCGCGTGCACGAGGCCGCTGCCGTGGGCACGCTTTTTCCCTCCGCCATCGGCGGCAAGCCGATGCTGCACATGCACGGCGTGCTCGGGCGCGGCGAGGAGACGCGGGCCGGCTGCGTGCGGCCGGGGCTCGACGTGTGGAAGATTTTCGAGGTGGTGGTGATCGAGATACTCGGCACGGACCTGGCCCGGTCCAAGGACCCGGAAACGGGATTTTCGCTGCTCGGCTGGGCGCCGCTGTAA